From Rhodococcus sp. B7740, one genomic window encodes:
- a CDS encoding DUF6912 family protein: MRVYVPATLEFLKVLSAEGEFSPVSRTAFAVTPTLREAYSSGDDEELAEVAMGEAARASLRLIAAAVDDESDTGTVAEGVVYRRAVIAADVDDPTLRPDLDDAVVRLKEPLRMDQVASVHVDLEGAKSAVAKAVAAVDAADMGDVDAEFVLGDAEDHTLAWYAPQELSFLLELL; the protein is encoded by the coding sequence ATGCGTGTCTACGTTCCGGCGACGCTGGAGTTCTTGAAAGTGTTGTCGGCGGAGGGCGAGTTCAGCCCGGTCTCGCGCACGGCCTTCGCGGTGACACCGACGCTGCGTGAGGCGTACTCGTCCGGCGACGACGAGGAGCTTGCCGAGGTGGCGATGGGGGAGGCCGCGCGGGCCTCTCTGCGACTGATCGCCGCCGCCGTCGACGACGAGAGCGATACCGGTACGGTCGCCGAAGGGGTGGTGTACCGGCGGGCGGTGATCGCGGCCGATGTGGACGATCCCACTCTGCGCCCCGATCTCGACGATGCCGTCGTCCGGCTGAAGGAACCGTTGCGGATGGATCAGGTCGCGTCGGTCCACGTCGATCTCGAAGGGGCCAAATCGGCGGTGGCCAAGGCCGTCGCTGCCGTCGATGCCGCGGACATGGGTGACGTGGACGCGGAGTTCGTGCTCGGCGACGCCGAGGATCACACCCTCGCGTGGTACGCCCCGCAAGAGTTGTCGTTTCTGCTCGAACTGCTGTGA
- a CDS encoding fatty acid desaturase family protein, with protein sequence MAITDIKEFAHLSEADMEAFGRELDAIRRDVEDSRGERDAAYIRRTIRLQRLLELGGRAVLLGSKYRPAWFVGTAMLSVAKIVENMELGHNVMHGQWDWMNDPEIHSTSWEWDQTGPSEQWKRAHNYSHHTYTNIVGMDDDIGFGILRMTRDEPWKPINLVQPLANIVLATTFEWGIALHDYDAQKQLDGEDEKGLLKSPATRAFARKIAKQVGKDFVLFPALSGPAWKSTLTANATANLVRNLWAYAVIFCGHFPDGAEKFTIGQFETETRPEWYLRQMLGSANFDAGPVMAFMSGNLCYQIEHHMFPDLPSNRYSEIAEKVHALCEKYDLPYTTGSLGKQYLLALRTIHKLSLPDSWLRATSDNAPETSSERRWRVGDSPAVHALRIDPLTGQRRGLRSAMQEARVSLRNAKKEARRQAKALRRSGDRASL encoded by the coding sequence GTGGCTATCACCGACATCAAAGAGTTCGCTCATCTCAGCGAAGCGGACATGGAAGCGTTCGGTCGTGAACTGGATGCGATTCGTCGAGACGTCGAAGACAGCCGCGGCGAGCGCGATGCCGCCTACATCCGTCGGACGATCAGACTGCAGCGGCTGCTCGAGCTCGGTGGCCGTGCGGTGCTGCTCGGCAGCAAGTATCGGCCGGCCTGGTTCGTGGGTACGGCGATGCTCAGTGTCGCCAAGATCGTCGAGAACATGGAACTCGGCCACAACGTGATGCACGGGCAGTGGGACTGGATGAACGATCCGGAGATTCACTCCACCTCGTGGGAGTGGGATCAGACCGGTCCGTCGGAGCAGTGGAAACGCGCCCACAACTACTCGCACCACACGTACACCAACATCGTCGGCATGGACGACGACATCGGCTTCGGCATCCTGCGGATGACCCGCGACGAGCCGTGGAAGCCGATCAACCTCGTTCAGCCGCTCGCCAACATCGTGCTGGCCACCACCTTCGAGTGGGGCATCGCGCTGCACGATTACGACGCGCAGAAGCAGTTGGACGGCGAGGACGAGAAGGGCCTGCTGAAGTCTCCGGCGACCCGCGCCTTCGCGCGCAAGATCGCCAAGCAGGTCGGCAAGGATTTCGTGCTGTTCCCGGCACTGTCCGGTCCGGCGTGGAAGTCGACGTTGACCGCCAACGCGACGGCCAACCTCGTCCGGAATTTGTGGGCGTACGCGGTGATCTTCTGTGGTCACTTCCCCGACGGGGCAGAGAAGTTCACGATCGGCCAGTTCGAGACCGAGACACGACCCGAGTGGTACCTGCGTCAGATGCTGGGCAGTGCGAACTTCGACGCCGGTCCGGTCATGGCGTTCATGAGCGGCAACCTCTGCTACCAGATCGAGCACCACATGTTCCCGGATCTGCCGAGCAACAGGTACTCGGAGATCGCCGAGAAGGTGCACGCTCTGTGCGAGAAGTACGACCTGCCGTACACCACGGGGTCGCTCGGCAAGCAGTACCTGCTGGCGCTGCGGACCATTCACAAGCTGTCGCTGCCCGACTCGTGGTTGCGTGCCACGTCCGACAACGCTCCCGAGACGTCCTCCGAGCGACGGTGGCGCGTAGGGGATTCGCCTGCCGTTCATGCTCTTCGGATCGATCCGCTGACCGGGCAACGTCGCGGTCTGCGGTCGGCGATGCAGGAGGCGCGTGTGAGCCTGCGCAACGCCAAGAAGGAAGCCAGGCGTCAGGCCAAGGCCCTTCGCCGATCGGGCGACCGCGCGTCGTTGTGA
- a CDS encoding ferredoxin reductase: MDLKKWLEAPAAGVSAPKRPRLNMVRGAFTRITTPLLPDDYLHLANPLWSARELRGRIVRVEKETATAVTLVIQPGWGFNFDYRPGQYIGIGLHLGGRWHWRSYSLTSPPNWEDKLISITVKAMPEGFLSSHLVGGVPQGTIVRLAAPKGNFALPVPPPNKILFVTAGSGITPIISMLRALDRHGDMPDTVHIHSAPTEDEVMFAAEIAALEKSHPNFTSHVQLTRSDGKFALASLDELYPDWRTRDTWACGPAALLEEIEKTWKREGIEDRLHLERFEISRADTSGAGGTVTFSKSDKKTTVDGATSLLEAGENVGVQMPFGCRMGICQTCVVPLTAGHVIDLRSGKEHSEGDRVQTCISAAAGDCTLEL; this comes from the coding sequence ATGGATCTGAAGAAGTGGCTGGAGGCTCCGGCGGCCGGAGTATCGGCCCCCAAGCGTCCGAGACTGAACATGGTGCGTGGTGCCTTCACCCGCATCACCACTCCCTTGTTGCCCGATGACTACCTGCATCTGGCGAATCCTCTCTGGTCCGCACGCGAACTCCGCGGTCGCATCGTGCGAGTGGAGAAGGAAACCGCGACGGCGGTGACCCTGGTGATCCAGCCGGGTTGGGGCTTCAACTTCGATTACCGGCCCGGCCAGTACATCGGGATCGGGTTGCACCTCGGCGGGCGTTGGCACTGGCGGTCCTACTCGCTGACCTCTCCGCCGAACTGGGAGGACAAGCTGATCTCCATCACCGTCAAGGCGATGCCGGAAGGCTTCCTCTCGTCACACCTGGTCGGCGGTGTCCCGCAGGGAACCATCGTTCGGCTGGCCGCCCCTAAAGGCAATTTCGCGCTGCCCGTGCCGCCGCCGAACAAAATCTTGTTCGTCACGGCAGGCAGCGGCATCACCCCGATCATCTCGATGCTGCGGGCATTGGATCGGCACGGCGACATGCCCGACACCGTGCACATCCACTCGGCACCCACCGAGGACGAAGTCATGTTCGCCGCCGAGATCGCCGCGCTGGAGAAGTCTCATCCCAACTTCACCTCGCACGTGCAACTGACGCGGTCGGACGGCAAGTTCGCACTCGCCTCGCTCGACGAGCTCTATCCCGACTGGCGCACGCGTGACACCTGGGCGTGCGGGCCTGCAGCTCTGCTCGAAGAGATCGAGAAGACCTGGAAACGCGAGGGGATCGAGGACCGGCTTCACCTGGAGCGGTTCGAGATCTCGCGCGCCGACACCTCCGGTGCAGGCGGCACCGTCACGTTTTCCAAATCGGACAAGAAGACCACCGTCGACGGCGCGACCAGCCTGCTCGAAGCCGGTGAGAACGTCGGCGTTCAGATGCCGTTCGGCTGCCGGATGGGTATCTGCCAGACGTGCGTTGTCCCGTTGACGGCAGGGCATGTGATCGACCTTCGTTCGGGTAAGGAACACAGTGAGGGCGACCGCGTCCAGACGTGCATTTCCGCTGCTGCGGGCGATTGCACACTGGAACTGTAG
- a CDS encoding fatty acid desaturase family protein: MAITDVKEYAHLTDADIEALGHELDAIRRDIEASRGERDARYVKNTIRLQRSLDIGGRAVLFASRRRPAWLVGTAMLGVAKIIENMELGHNVMHGQWDWMNDPEIHSTSWEWDNTGPSAHWKQTHNYIHHKYTNVLGMDDDVGYGLLRVTRDQRWKPFNIGNPVYNLLLQLFFEYGVALQHLELGKVAKGRVPREEFEQKRREVLEKVGKQIGKDYVLHPLLTGPAWKSTLTANIAANMIRNVWTNTVIFCGHFPDGAEKFTKSDMEGETQGQWYLRQMLGSANFNAGPVMEFMSGNLCYQIEHHLFPDLPSNRLREIKVRVLELAEKYDLPYTTGSIVHQYFLSWRTIAKLSLPNKYLKATSDDAPETASERKWADAPAGLFTVDPETGKRRGLRTAIAETKKRKGIRSLVRKAA, encoded by the coding sequence GTGGCGATTACGGACGTCAAAGAATACGCGCATCTGACCGATGCCGACATCGAGGCGTTGGGCCACGAGCTCGACGCCATCCGGCGTGACATCGAAGCGTCCCGCGGTGAACGCGACGCCCGGTACGTCAAGAACACGATCCGCCTGCAGCGATCCCTCGACATCGGTGGCCGGGCCGTGCTCTTCGCCAGCCGTCGTCGTCCGGCGTGGCTCGTCGGCACCGCCATGCTCGGTGTCGCGAAGATCATCGAGAACATGGAGCTGGGCCACAACGTCATGCACGGCCAGTGGGACTGGATGAACGACCCGGAAATCCACTCCACGTCGTGGGAGTGGGACAACACGGGGCCGTCCGCTCACTGGAAGCAGACGCACAACTACATTCACCACAAGTACACCAACGTGCTCGGCATGGACGACGACGTCGGCTACGGTCTGCTGCGCGTCACCCGCGATCAGCGGTGGAAGCCCTTCAACATCGGCAACCCCGTCTACAACCTGCTGCTGCAGTTGTTCTTCGAGTACGGAGTGGCGCTTCAGCACCTCGAACTGGGCAAGGTCGCCAAGGGTCGAGTGCCGCGTGAGGAATTCGAGCAGAAGCGGCGCGAGGTGCTCGAGAAGGTCGGCAAGCAGATCGGCAAGGACTACGTCCTGCATCCGTTGCTGACCGGTCCCGCCTGGAAGAGCACGTTGACGGCGAACATCGCCGCCAACATGATCCGCAACGTGTGGACCAACACCGTCATCTTCTGCGGCCACTTCCCCGACGGTGCGGAGAAGTTCACCAAGTCCGACATGGAGGGCGAAACTCAGGGTCAGTGGTACCTGCGTCAGATGCTCGGCAGTGCGAACTTCAACGCAGGCCCCGTCATGGAGTTCATGAGCGGCAACCTGTGCTACCAGATCGAGCACCACCTGTTCCCGGATCTGCCCAGTAACCGCCTGCGCGAGATCAAGGTTCGAGTGCTCGAACTGGCCGAGAAGTACGACCTGCCGTACACGACCGGCTCGATCGTCCACCAGTACTTCCTGTCGTGGCGAACCATCGCCAAGCTGTCGCTGCCGAACAAGTACCTGAAGGCGACCAGTGACGACGCTCCCGAGACTGCGTCCGAGCGCAAGTGGGCCGATGCTCCGGCCGGTTTGTTCACCGTCGATCCCGAAACGGGCAAGCGTCGCGGTCTCCGCACCGCCATCGCAGAGACGAAGAAGCGCAAGGGAATTCGCAGCCTGGTCCGCAAGGCCGCGTAA